A region of the Mytilus galloprovincialis chromosome 1, xbMytGall1.hap1.1, whole genome shotgun sequence genome:
aaaaactctttctgaggcctcatcattttttCAGAaccttgtacattgtggatgtacgAAAGGATGCCGCGGTCATTTTTAATGTCGAAAATCGGGTCTCCTGTGCACTGCcatgtgtgcatgtggtggtgactgtgaataaacatgtattcttggccaaatagtagtaattttaaGTATGTTTAGTACTTTtatttagtgattttattttgttttaatcaatctatccaaaactctacatcgaagatatggattgaggagtCATCTTTGAAATTGTcgtcatatttttaccggaagtgtcaactttatatttaaacatttacgacatgatagaataagtggttttggggataacttaaagccaaaagttttaatgaccagcacaaaaaaaatcattttctttacattttaaaataagttaaaaatttgaataataaaatgatatttctatgtccgcaaTCTttgatattaccggaagtaaggttttttaagacatatgtcttatatatTGTATCCATCAGAAGCACCACAGAAAGGTTCCtgtacaatgtaatgatagtagcaatacgttaaaacacatttcaattaccctccctaaaaaataagctttttTAAGTACAATGttcgccatgttggattttaaccTGAAGTAGGGTTTCTCAAGACATCTcatctatttaatttatttaaaagtagtaagaaacaaaggtttgtaccaaatattatgatagtagcatgataataacacatttttacacaCTAGCCtttgatattgggctgatttaagtattaCGTCCGCCATTTTAGATTTTACcagaagtgagacattttttttttcaaatgcctccctatctgaaataaaagagtaatagttgaggaatgtctatgccaaatttcatgcttgtagcaggatgtgcacaatttttcacaaagccgccgtactaataATATGATTCACTAGTTCTAGGATTTATTTTTACACAGTTTGGACAGTCTGGaacagaatataaaaaagaagatgtggtatgattgccaacgagacaactatccacaaaagaccaagatgacacagacattaacaactataggtcaccatacggccttcaacaatgaacaaaacccataccgcatagtcagctataaaaggccccgataagacaatgtaaaacaattcaaacgagaaaactaacggccttatttaagtaaaaaaatgaacgaaaaacaaatatgtaacacataaacaaacgacaaccactgaatatacaggctcctgacttgggacaggcacatacataaataatgtggcggggttaaacatgttagcgggatcccaaccctcccgaGAAGTTGTTTTTTTCAGTGTATCACTTGTAATTGATTTAAACTTAAAGGTATCTCCtttttcaaacttataaatcatttaaaatgtgCACGACAGACCATCTATTATAACTGTACCACCATCAAAACAATAAAGTAATGTTTGTAACTATGGATCAAAATCCTGTGTATGAAAAATTCACCATGACTATCTGTTTTTCTCCAATTCTCATGTTTAACATTGAATTTTCGTCAAGCATTTAAAGTTAAAGAATGTAAGAATTGAAATAGGTAACTTCTAATTCTATAGATTGAATACACATTTGTGTTGCTTGAAAAACATATCAACAGCTTTTGATTTATCACTCAACAAAAATTGTGTAACAAAACACCACAGCTTCAAACCTCACAAGTGAAATTCCAAGGTTTCAATTGTGTATTCATAGCACAGAGTAATAAACAGTCAATGCTATTTACTTGCTCAAATAGCACAGCAGCAGGTTAAAAGTATTGCTGAGGTGAGCTAAATAAGTGAGGTGTTTAATATGATATTACATTAAGGTTTGCTGTGCAATATGATGTACTGACCTCATCACTATGAAAGAAAATGGGTGTGAAAAAAACATCCAAAAACCTTTGTAAGAGCACAGTTTGTATGCAACATTCCAACAATGTATAAGTAGTTGGAATTTGGAGTTCAGATGGCAATCTGAACACTTAACCACAGACCCAGCAGCATATGTGTGTAAACTTCTCTGGCTCTCAATCATGTCAATGTAATTGTTTTCcgttttataattacatttttctattaaataggcaaagtccacgtccacttgtatttttgtacCTCTGATGAATTAAGActttttctactgatttttatagttcgttcttattttgtactcttataccactgtcccatgttaggggggttgggatcccgctagcatgtttaaccccgccacattatgtatgtatgtgcctgtccaaatcaggagcctgtaattcagtggttgtcgtttgaatatgtgttacacatttgtttttctttccatttttatacataaattaggccgttagttttctcgtttgaattgttttaaattgtcatttcagggccttttatagctgattgtgtggtatgtgctttgctcattgttgaaagccgtatggtgacctatagttgttaatttctgtgctaTTTTGGtgttgtggagtgttgtctcattgacaaacaaaccatatcttctttttttataattgttggTTTACGAAAAAAGAAATTGTATGTATGATTTGAAAAATCGTTCATGTAGCCAAACTGTCTTGTTTTTTTCAGATGTACGTAGAACCTTCTCACGGGaaaagcagaaaacatgcttAAAATTGTGCACATGAAGCGGAGAAATTTCCAGACGACAGTTGTACGTCTGCTTCCATGTATTATATCACTCGGAATTGCATTTCCAATGTTCTGTTACCTTTACACCAACGTCAGATCATTAACGTTGTATGTAAAACCATTCTTTGAATATGATGGTACAGGTGGCACAAAAGTTGTGCAAACGATCAAAACTTTCACAACTCTTCAAAAATCACACACTCAGACAATTGTTAAATTAAATCAAACTATGCATACTAGAACTAAACCATCTAATAAACAAAACCAAATTGTCAGGCAACATAAATGTACTGGGTGCTTCTCAGAAAGCATTGATTTAATTATCAATAATGAAGAAATTTGTAAACCTAGTAACGAGTCTATCGATATATTAATTATGATAATGTCTTCTCCGCAAAATAAGTTGAGTCGAGACGCTATTAGAGATACTTGGTTGAAGCATACAAAAATGAACAAAGGAAATATCAGATACGTATTTCTACTTGGAGAATCGCAAATGACTAAAGAATTAGAGGAAGAAAACTTTCAAACAATGGATATTATTTTGGGAAGCTTTAAGGACACATACAATAATCTAACTTATAAAACAATGATGAGTTTTCAATGGGCAACAAAACACTGCAGAAATGCACAGTTCGTTATGAAAACGGATGATGATGTATACGTGCATATTCCTGGACTTAAAAGAGTCATAAACGAGAACGCCAATGCGTTACAGAACGCCGTTGGAGGAAGTTGTCAACGTATTGCAAGTCCTATACGAGATAAAAGATCCAAATGGTATGCTTCATTTGAAAGCTATCCAGAAAAAACATATCCGGGTTATTGTTCTGGTACTGGATACGTCACCAGTTTAAACGTTATCACAAAAAtagttgaaatatcaaaaacagttCCGTTTTTTCATCTGGAAGATGTGTATGTTGctttgtgtataaaaaaaaatggattaagATTACATCCTATAAGCGGTTTTATGCTAGCTTATGATTTTAGAAATTGTGAAAATAACGATAATAAGTTAGTTACTATTCATCAAGTGTCAGTCAGTATGTTGAGACGTATTTGGGAGATACCTTGCAATTCAAATAACGTATGACTgatccataaaaaaatatttaatgtatgtaaatatttttatggaTGAGTAATGTcagttatgataaaaaaaaaaaaaaaaaaaaaaaaaaaaaaaaaaaaaaaaaaaatatttcaaaatttatttggaTTAATATCTGTAAAACTTTATACAAAAAAGAATTACAGTCTTTGttgattttcatacatttttaaaatagcttTGCGGATCTTCAATTATGTGTATCAATTTGAATATGTTCATAACTCGTGCAGTTTAAAGCAATTAGAATGACACATAACAAAATATCTATCCAATTGTCAAAGTTTTACAAGTGATACAATTCAACTGTCATTTCGATCACCATCTTAACTGGTCAATTTCAATGTTGAGGAGTTTATAAAAAATCATGTTGACTATATTATTCCTTCATTTTTAACGTTATTTGACACATCGTAGAAATCGATTACCTTTCAAATTCAATCATAGATATTACTTGTTGTTTTGCAAGAAGTCGACATTCCGGGGAATGGTTGCTTCCGTGAAACAGTACTTTCATTATTACAATATTACATAACATATTGCTGAAGAATGATCAAATCACTTGCTGGGTTAAGGGTTTTGAATACATGGAAtataataaagatacaataataacaatttttaatCGTCTTTAAGGAACTTTTTTACTGTTTTCAATGACGTCATAACGACACGTAGGTGATTAGGCTACGAGTGTGGAatttcaatgtttatattttaagtGTAACTTGTCATTTGGAAATAAGTGCAAACTTTCGCAGTTTTATGGATTTTTATCGGTATCGTGTGCCGTCAGTTAGAGTTTACGTTAGGGTTTCCAAGTTATCGTAGATTTTCAGAACTGTGAGTCGCACGAGCACCTCATCGTCAATATAATACAGCGTTGCACTAGCACCTTGGCATATCGCTCCTTTTTGACAAACTTGACAGAAcgtcaaaataaacaaattaaaccttcCTGTCATCAAATCTAAATAGACACGGGATGCATTTTGATACAAAGCTTTTTTACCTTCAGCTATTTGATAGCATTTCATGTTCTATTTCAATCTCCATTAATCTTTGATTATCTCTTGGAATATCGAACCAAACCCTTATTTAAAGACTTTCATGAACCAAATACCATTTAGCAAATATTCATGCTTCCGCAAATCTTAAACATGAATATGCTTCTTATTAGATAATCAACGAAACCAGTTCAATGTTTACAATTTCTAACAGTTGTTTTCGGCAAATATGACAATTATTGAAATGTATAGATACGTAATGTCACAACGTTGGCAAAATCATATGTAAgttttttgtgaaataatttcatcttattttttaaataattgaatgcATTTGACTGATAAGATAAAGTCTTGCAAATATGTATAAAATGACATATGGGGATTGAAATGCAagcattttactttttttgtatcatGTTTTTGCTGTTATATAAGCTATTAATTGAGATGAATACATTCTTGACAAGAACAAAAGCTATTCCTTTGTGTTGAATTCATTTCTGCGTATGTATGATTATGATGGGGTCACTACACGTTAAACAAGACAGTATAGAGGAACACTGTCGATAATCAACAATAAATATACACACCACTCTTCCTCGCCCGCCTGTAATGtaatattatatgaactgttctATTGGTGAAGACACCTTAAACCCCAAAAAAGTATACGAAACATACATCTGGCGTACAACATTTTATTCCTTGAATTTTGGTAGAGAACACATTGCTTTTTTGGTCCCTTGTGGGAATCAACTAttcaacttttgaaaaaaaatgtatttcaaacttTTTGGCCATGacaatcactgaagagacataacTTGTCAAAATGCAGTTAAATAGGTATCGTTTACGTCAATTGAAAAATATCATTATACCAATTTCATTTAGTAAATTGGATTGCTATCACACGAGAACATCAATGTCTAGTGAAGACTAAATcttgccaaaaaaaaatttttttgtagTGTAATTTGGAAAATGATactcagtctatggaagaagcgtatcgataaaaacttttcttatatcacatagcgatattgtctaatatcaattgtaaatatgcagacattccatgcgggaAATGTTGTTTTCgacaacgaaaaattaagaaaatactaattttaaaacttatcgttcaaatataaacaacaattgagtctaaatatactttcagaagttagttagaagctaaagtttatgtccgtgtaaaatttgaagtgctttgtttttcttatatacataaataaacaaatgctattagTTCTTATAttaatgcgatacttttaaaatatcaaagcggtgtttttgttatatcaatattagtacttattagtattaatattagactgctgtacccatattttgacaattttacctattatgtctgttttgttcacgcatcgttgtaaatatgacagaatgttatgagactgtcatacacgtgagaggttaagcgctataaaaccaggttcaatccaccattttcaaaatttgaaaatgccagtaccgagtcagaaatatgatagttgttattcattcgtttggtgtgttctatcatttgattttaccatatGATAAGAgcctttctgttttgaattttactcggagttcagtatttttgtgattttacttcttagtagtattgtatgtaaataagcagttttaagaccattgcttaaattcaaattgttttttgatAACATCTTACTaatttctcaattggttttggaagcaaaactaatcaaataagggtttaataaacaatgtcgtaatcaaatagctaagtatcaaaatgattgttcacatatataacattaagcaaattttataatgaacgcaccgaaataatatatatccgaTATTCTCGCAACACACGCATtgaagactttctttattgataacaatgaaactaacttgtgataaagatgaatcatactgtcctcgttcagattgattcgacaaagTTGAaatgtacttttgaatctccttttttatacaaatttgacCGTtgatttcctgtttgaatggtttaatacTAGTAATGTTTatgttcctatatagcgtggtgttcgctgtgagccaaggctccgtgtgtaaggccctactttgatctataatggtttactttaaacaattaatactttgatggaaagttgtctcattcgaactcatgcaccatcttcttatatctataaatctttaaaaaattccccttataaataactacTTTCCAGTCCTcaaactgaacgatctaaatttataaatatagaaaagatatatacacatttctaacgtcaagaCATTTACATctcatttatttgtgttcttaacattttttttagtactcattgaagaaatgaatttataacaagcgatacggattgttattttgcaccaagtcaaaaacgaaagtcaaatctctgtggcaacaatacatcggaatgccctcacggtcatcgcgatgtaaaataGCGTCCACGTGGCGAGCagattatgttcatagagatttcgatttaccaacgggaaaagtctttgatataaaaaaaagaactgttttccttctcaatattttttttctatgttaataataaatacattttctgttcgacaagatttttgattttcattgtatctgaagttgtccaatttatagtctgaggctactcagttggtatcttcaaagttcgggacatcagcatttgtgcattttaatttgtttggattattcattttaccatttgaatattcattgtaatttggagttgtattggattggattgtttgaatgaatgtttcttttaagtaatgatattttttgtctattccGATATTGCCAAGGTGGATAGGCTATTGCAGTGTGACCAgatattagaatctaataggtcggtagactattTGCAACCacatttaaattccgccattgcattatcacttcaaatagaatttgtcggttaaaccatgtgattgaaaaacaatagactgaacaggttgttaacactttcaactatcaatagggtcaagcaacatttttgAAATGATAAGTTTATGTAAGCGtttattttgttacagttacgaaatttaagtgatattgatcctaaaccattaaaccggtcatgatctaagtttgtgaattatgtttgcagttttcttgacatgcattgtgacgtgtcatcgtattcattttatattagaaactatagcagttatattagaaaagtatcttattcataaatttttgatattaaaaaatcatcgctatgatataagacaaatatcgcattgatataataaaatatagcagtatctttgacttataggtgattttggcttagcaaacaattgaattaatctcaattgcattccactgaatttgctacatgatatttatagaatgtgtacacctacaaatgataaaatcattATTACATAAgataattcatggaaattatacaccagacgtatgtcgtgtttaatgtcaccctgttttaagaaaagagtcattactttatgccgagaaatctgcctttcttcgtacaaatgctaagattcgtctgaaatttcccacaatgcaactcgttgatatcagacaatatcgctcgttgatataagaaaagtttttatcgaatcgcttcttccatagactgatacTGCATACTTTATTTATTCAACAGGGGTGTTGTTAAatggcggaaacggaaaacggaacggaatacGGAAACGGAAACAGAAACAGAAAGAACAAACATCTGTtcttttttggttattttatctaCATGGCCACGTTTTACGCGTATAACTTATGTTTACAAGAAAGAAAAACAGTggaataaatttgaaataaaagaatttaaagaaTAAAGTATTCAGGTGATGTGTACGGCGTTCATACGTTATAGTATATGTTCGACTTTTCTTATCTTAATAGAAATGTTGGATAAATATCAATAAGATAGTAACCAACCCCCCAAACAATCTACATACAGACTAAAAAGATGGACATTGGCCTCGATTCTATTAAAAGATAGGTtgtgaaataataattattttgggaaatgctttaattttattgctttttttttctttgtttctttttttacttGCTTTGAATCAAGATTGGTGATTTGGTGTATCTTGTTGCGCTGTTCTGAATTGGTGATTTTCATAAATTCGACGTTGTATCTTTTCTTGTATAATGGAAAGAAAACGTAAAAGATACCTAATGGGACAATGATGCAGTATGAACAACAACCGATAAGGAAACctaggaaataaaataaaaacttgaaataccgtaaatttatttttatgtacaaattaataaaaacaccACTATACAAAGCCTTTCTCATCcatttacatcccagctcctttgttctgaCAGGgttgatctgagccggatcacccctaccagatcaccccagtttgagtttctttgttatgcatgttttcctttgttctgtaacattttggcgggaatgtcaaatccactataaaacttaatTAATTATACAgagaagactatctatcaaaattcaaatagaaaaaatccattgtatatgctgggattcgaactcaagacctttagcatatcaagccacgacacataccactacaacAGGATGACTGGATACGAATTAACAGTtatttgacatacttaaaggaagcaagagctttttataagtggggcgagttggcagacctttattaattggggtttaaacctttttcgttaataagtgagttgtcagactgattgttcaatatgattttacactttttcaaaagtggggcgagtcggtaaacaagagttgGGCGATTGTTTTGTAAAGTGGCGATATTGTATGGGCCGATTGGCAATTGGGgtgagttgacattgtttgatatctactaaTCGTGTtcggggtcataaagggtatacatcatatagtaatatataaaatatattttaatggttgtgtggcgttctaaactagattttatgaattgtaaatgtttttttcgtctaatctgaaacagctgggatgtaaaatagttatccctcTCGAACTTGGTTAGTCAGTGTTAGATGTGGCGGAAAATAAGTAGCCTATAGCTACATGGATGTACGATGTGCACCGTGCACTTACGTTATTTGTAGTCAACGTCCTAGGGTTTTCAAAATCCACACTACTTTAAATATTATGCGCTTGATTCCTCTCTGAAAATTTAACCCCTATCAAGTAGCCgtgaattttatttcataaatattacaattgaaaaaaGTGTCACTCATTCAGTGTGCTATTTTACTATATGgttaaaaacattaaaagattggcgaaatataccaaagggacattcaaactcacaagtcgaaaataaactgacagcgccatgaataaaaaagaaaaaaaagaagaccgAAAGACCATCAGACTAACAAATCATCGATGACAGCACATAGTTGCAACTGCGATATCTACATAAAGCATTGATGATATTATAATAATCTAGCCGGTTACGCATTGTGTTTGAGCATATTATATGTAAAGCATCTTGCATATAATGCATGTTTAATATACTTAGCGCAAATGCACACATGTTTGCTTTTGTCCATTCATCAGGTATTGATGATTGTTGAAAAATTGGTGAATAATGGTATGATAGTTTCTAGctctgtttatattttttttttacttctatgGCTTATTTCTTCTGACCCTTAGCATGATACTTTTGCTGTATTGAGTacttattataattttcaaacggTTTATTTAATGGCACATATTTAATTAATGTCTTCTTAGATGATACAATTATAGTGAATTGTTCACTCAATGTTTCTGTTCTGTCATGGTCGTTTTCTGCTGGTGGACCTAGTTAAGTCTCAAGTGGCAGTATACTTTCAGAGCTCTTTTTTTTATCTGCCTGGCCTTCCAAGcgagcttttctcgtcacttggcgtccgtcgtccgttttcgtttttgttaaCTTTTCCAAAACTCGGCCAAATTTATCGAACACATGTCTTTTGGTAAGTCATCTTACAGTTTCGGTTAAACTATATACAACAATTATTATTggtgtatttagtttaaaaagtgtgttgTATAAGTCTGACTGCCAGCAAATAtagccgacatggctaaaattaaaacataggaATAAAACTTTTGAAACCCGCTTTGAATAGCGAAACCCTGATCATGCTGAtgtgaaaaaaatctttagaatgttgagctctactTAATGTACATTCACGTCAAAATGGTCAAATGATTTCTTATAGAAGTTATCGCCCTTATATGATGAATTTTACCACTTTCCAAGATCTATAAGGAGATTAAAATATCTTGCGAAATCGTTAGTCCACTCGTTACTTGAGTTTTCGCTCTAAATGATTTTAATACCAATctttagtgggtttttttttttagttttcgcTCTAAATGAGTTTACCAATcttgagtgttttgcaaatttttcTTGAAAACTATAAGCGATAGGtagaacttttacaaaaaaaaattgtcagcaagacaagatctacaaacaaggCAAAATTTCCGTTATAATAAGACTTTTTAAAGGAATGGTTGTCCTTTCTTGGTTCTGGATAAAAGATAGAAATATTTTTCGTCATGAACTATCAAGTCTATAATGTTGGAAAGTTCCCATTGTTTAAGATGAACATATACCTAGATACCCTCTATAAACTCTTGTTTATTCATCTGTCcagggcggatccagtcatttaaaAGGGTGAGGTAGGGGGAACCAACCTTGGAGAAAGGTGGGTTCCAACTGtatgtctccattcaaatgcattgatctcccAAAAAGGGGAGGTTCCAACGCACGGAACCCTCTAACCCGCTACTGCTGTTTTGTATTTCCAAAACTGTTTACTATTTTCATTGGTAtttacaaggatttgtatagttacaaatccttggtatttagCTCGTATCCTATTGTCAACATAATTGTTGTGTGGTTTCGTTAGTTTAGTTTAAACGTATCTtgtcaaaaatgacaaataaaatatgtataaactaaACTAACAAAACCACACAACAATTATGTTGACAATAGGATAGGAGCTAAATACCGTTACTTTCTTCAGTCTTATTTATTCTCGTAGTTCATTCCGTTTTTTTTTCCATTCAATTCCgttcatataaatatttctttccgTTTCTGTTTTCcattccgttttccgtttccgccgtttggCAACACCCATCGAACAGTATTATCTGAAGTGAGTTTCAATCCTACTCACATCTCATCATACAGTATATCATGGTGTTAGTAAGAGGATGTAAGAGCATTTCTGCTAGATTCAAAGGAAAGCGTTATGTATTTTGAATAAACTACttcattacatttatgatattgcTTTGATTACATTGGTATTATTAAGGTCTtttctttttctataaggaaagaccttactgtatttcttctaattattattattctttccgccaaactttaacaaaatttccCAAAAAAGTATGCGACGTGTTGAAATGGTATTAGGTATCTAGTATCGGTTGATCAAAAGCTATCTTGTGGTGAGGGCACGACCCCGTAACATTTCCTTTATAGCGGTTACCTCCCCTAACACTgaaaaccttgttatcattctaactccataaccataatagatagaaaaaaaacaaagggtggaatttgttcaggaacagaccctggttcttcgttttggatcgaaaagattcaacgacttattggtagggttatgcccctttgaaaattaaccaatGTCGGTGGCCactaaaactcagaaaccgtaagttgtaGCCACCTAGGATCATCACCAATGATCATCATTTCACGTGACCATGAAAACTgacctaaggtcaaaggtcaaggtcatgacctaAATGTTGACCGTAGCTTGTTATCGGATTTACTCaataaccgtaaaagatggctgataaaatgtaacGGAGAAATTGTGTGTCTTGTCAAGATCTACATTTGGTATATGGGTTTAAAATTATTGGACCAACTGTTATGGAACTAGGGCACCAAAACTGTTTTTGGAgtccgaaatgatgattgtttgcttataactcaaaaatggttagagatagaaagaaactttgaattgcaaaaatgcTCAGCATAATACAAAGTTAGGTCAAGGTTAGAGCTcaagtccctagcaacgacataaaacaccttagcaaccatatatatttgaactaagaaggctatgaataatataaatatgaaatttttaatactggaaatgacatttttgttcCTAGCAACGACACATaagtccttagcaatcacttatttttttaactttaaatactatgaatagtacatatgacatttttaatactggtagtaatatttttatccttaggaatgatttttgtccTTAGTAACCACTtgttatgaacataaaagtccctagaaaccatatattttttcaaCTAAGAAGGcacttaataaaagaaaaaaaggaagacctttcaattgttcatgaacaattgactttttaattatGTATGTTAACCATATTAATGTTAAGATCCAATgtatcaaaacaataaataacaaaagcacattacaaattgtatcaacaggtcaaattaacaagaaagtacgatttggGTATATTTTAACGTGatggacagtcaaagaagacatgacttgcaGTGGCGGATAGTTAGGAGttgatatagaaaaataaacgTGGGTGTGTATTCATACATCCCGTTTGCAATGAATACAAATTAAGTTCTGTTTTAATTAACTGATGTTAAAATCGAAAAGTGTGCCGGTGTAAACTATATTTAGAGATCCAACTACAATATTGG
Encoded here:
- the LOC143070903 gene encoding beta-1,3-galactosyltransferase 5-like; this encodes MLKIVHMKRRNFQTTVVRLLPCIISLGIAFPMFCYLYTNVRSLTLYVKPFFEYDGTGGTKVVQTIKTFTTLQKSHTQTIVKLNQTMHTRTKPSNKQNQIVRQHKCTGCFSESIDLIINNEEICKPSNESIDILIMIMSSPQNKLSRDAIRDTWLKHTKMNKGNIRYVFLLGESQMTKELEEENFQTMDIILGSFKDTYNNLTYKTMMSFQWATKHCRNAQFVMKTDDDVYVHIPGLKRVINENANALQNAVGGSCQRIASPIRDKRSKWYASFESYPEKTYPGYCSGTGYVTSLNVITKIVEISKTVPFFHLEDVYVALCIKKNGLRLHPISGFMLAYDFRNCENNDNKLVTIHQVSVSMLRRIWEIPCNSNNV